One genomic window of Coffea eugenioides isolate CCC68of chromosome 1, Ceug_1.0, whole genome shotgun sequence includes the following:
- the LOC113766966 gene encoding uncharacterized protein LOC113766966 yields MSGQMVNFEKSAVYFSRNTPSHVREEVCHELGNMREAGSGRYLGLPMAIGRSKNQVFRYIKSSVRNKMKGWKNKILSSAGKEVMIKAVIQAMPNYAMACFKLPKGLCKDICKGIANFWWGSSQQDRKMHWISWKQLSEVKGKGGLGFKDLEAFNEALLAKQLWRIISFPNLLMSKVLRAKYL; encoded by the coding sequence ATGTCTGGTCAAAtggtaaattttgaaaaatcagcCGTGTACTTTAGTAGGAATACTCCTTCACATGTCAGAGAAGAAGTGTGTCATGAGCTAGGCAACATGAGGGAAGCTGGTAGTGGCAGATACTTGGGTCTACCAATGGCTATAGGTAGATCAAAAAATCAAGTGTTTAGGTATATCAAGAGCTCAGTCAGGAACAAAATGAAAGGCTGGAAAAACAAAATATTGAGCTCAGCTGGAAAGGAAGTGATGATCAAGGCAGTGATTCAAGCGATGCCCAACTATGCTATGGCTTGCTTTAAATTGCCTAAGGGGTTGTGTAAGGATATATGCAAGGGTATTGCGAACTTCTGGTGGGGAAGCTCACAACAAGATAGGAAAATGCATTGGATAAGCTGGAAGCAATTGTCAGAAGTAAAAGGAAAGGGGGGTTTGGGATTCAAAGATTTGGAAGCATTTAATGAAGCCTTACTTGCTAAGCAGCTTTGGAGAATTATCTCTTTCCCAAATCTACTTATGAGTAAGGTGCTCAGAGCTAAGTATCTATAG